The Bacillaceae bacterium IKA-2 DNA window AAATAAGTATTTATAATGTCGAAGGTCCTTTGTTTTTTGGAGCTGCTCAGACCTTTGAACAAAAAATTATGAAAACAATCAATTACAAACCAAAGATTTTATTATTAAGAATGGGAAATGTCCCGTTTGTGGATATCACTGGAGAATCTTATCTAGCAAGTATTGTTAGAAATTTTTCCGAAAACGGTTTAGTATTGATTTCTGGAATAAAGCCGCAATCTAAAAGTGTGTTAATCAAAACAGGCTTATATGATATCATTGGAAAAGATCATTTCTTTGAACATACAGGTGATGCAATAAATTGTGCATTGAAAGAGTTAGATAAAAATAAATGTGTTGGCTGTAAACATTTTGCATTTAGAGAATGCGTTGGCCTCTCTAAAACGGGTGCAGAAGTTAAAGAAGTGAAAAAATAAGGGCTTCTTCTTGATAAAATGAGAAGAATTTCAAAAAAGAGGGTTTTGCAATTGGAACTTGAAATCCAACAATTTAAGGCTGAATTTTTTAAAGCGCTTGCTCACCCATTGAGAATTCGGATTTTAGAATTATTATCTGAGGGAGATAAAAATGTCAATGAAATTCAAAGTATAATTGGTAGTGAGGGATCAGCAGTTTCTCAACAATTGACGATATTACGTGCGAAAAATATTGTTTTAGGTATTAAAGATGGTAATCGAGTTGTTTATTCCTTGAGAGATCCGATGATTGTAGAATTATTAGTTGTCGCTCGTCAAATCTTTAATAATCACTTAGTTGATACAATCTCAAGGTTAGATAAACTGAAAGAAAATGATGGATGAAGGTAATAAGCAAAGTTTGGAAGCAGTAATAATTGATGAATCGGAAATAAAATATTAATTAGAAGGTACTCATTGTTCTTGTATATGAGTACCTTTTTTTATAAAAAAATTGCTCTAAAAAAACGCAAGGCGGATGAAGCTAGACAGAAAATTCAATATTGACTTGAATGAATTTCATTCACTTGTAAAAAATTAAATTTTTAAGTACAATAAAAAGTGAGTAATCACTCATTTTATTGTAAAGGAGAAATGAAATGGATCGTTCAGTTAAGATTAATGTTACTAACATATCTAAGAAATTTGGTAACAAAACAATTTTAAATAATATTAATTTAAGTGTCAGTCAAGGTGGGGTTTTTGGATTATTAGGTCCTTCGGGTGCAGGGAAAACGACGCTTGTAAAGTTGATTGCTGGAATTAACTCAGCTAATAACGGTACGATCACAGTTTTGGATGTGACAATGCCTAACCTTGATTTATTAACTAAAATAGGTTACATGGCTCAATCAGATGCATTATATGGTGAATTAACAGCTTTGGAAAATTTACAGTTCTTTGCAGCTATCTATGGATTAAAAGGACCAGTAAGAAAAGAAAGAATCCGAGAAGTAATGAATTTAGTCAACTTGACCGATGATTTAAAGAAGCCTGTGAACCAATATTCAGGTGGTATGAAAAGGAGATTATCGTTAGCAATCTCTTTATTACATGAACCAGAAATTTTAATTCTTGATGAACCAACAGTAGGAATTGATCCAGTCCTTAGACAGTCAATTTGGCAGGAATTAAGAAGGTTAAATGATAATGGTACGACTATTTTAATGACAACTCATGTGATGGATGAGGCAGAAAAGTGTGATCGACTAGCTATGCTTCGAGACGGACGTTTAATTGCAACCGGTTCAGTAGCTGAAATTAAAAATCAGGCAGGAACAGGAACACTTGAAGAAGCATTTTTAAAGCTTGGAGGTGAAAATAGTGAGGATTAAGGCACTTGTAATCCGAATTAGTCGTCAATTTTTCCGTGATAAACGTACATTAGCAATGATTATCGTGGCACCAATTTTTATTCTTTGGCTAGTTTCACTCGTTTTTTCGGGCGATTCATTTGAGCCAAAGATAGGCATTGTAAATGGAAATGAATTTATCTTTGGAAAGTTTGATGATGCTATTCTTTTTGACGAAGAAGCGGAAGCACTCAGTGCACTTTTGACTAATGAAATACATGGAATGATAAACATGGAAGGAAACTTACCGAAAATAGTGATTGAAGGAAGCGATCCAGGTGTCAATAATATCGTAATTCACACTGTTCAAAAATCTTTGCAAGATCTTCAAGATCAAGGTGGAGAAGGATTTAAACCTGAAGTTGTTTACTATTATGGGTCAGCGGAAATGAATTTATTTGATAACATTGGACCTTTTTTAATAGGCCTTTTCGTATTCTTCTTCGTATTTATTATCGCGGGTGTATCGTTTCTTAGAGAGCGAACAAGTGGAACACTAGAAAAATTATTATCAACACCGCTTAGAAGGTGGGAAATCGTCGTTGGCTATGTGGTCGGTTTTGGCATTTTTACGACAATCCAAAGTGCAATTATTGTTTGGTTTTCTATTAAAGTATTAGGAATGATGATGACGGGCTCGATATGGCTAGTCATGCTTGTTACGCTAATGTTATCAATGACAGCTCTTACTCTGGGTACGTTGCTTTCGGCATATGCCAGGACTGAGTTGCAGATGATCCAGTTTATTCCGATTGTGATCATCCCACAAATTTTCTTTTCAGGATTATTTAATATCGAGACAATGGCTCCATGGCTAAGATCGTTAAGTGTTATCATGCCTTTATCTTACGGTGGGGAAGCATTGCGTGATATTATGATTCGAGGAAAAGGATTGACAGATATCACTACTAGCATTTTAGTATTACTAGTTTTTTCAGTTGTATTTATGCTCTTAA harbors:
- a CDS encoding metalloregulator ArsR/SmtB family transcription factor → MELEIQQFKAEFFKALAHPLRIRILELLSEGDKNVNEIQSIIGSEGSAVSQQLTILRAKNIVLGIKDGNRVVYSLRDPMIVELLVVARQIFNNHLVDTISRLDKLKENDG
- a CDS encoding ABC transporter permease codes for the protein MRIKALVIRISRQFFRDKRTLAMIIVAPIFILWLVSLVFSGDSFEPKIGIVNGNEFIFGKFDDAILFDEEAEALSALLTNEIHGMINMEGNLPKIVIEGSDPGVNNIVIHTVQKSLQDLQDQGGEGFKPEVVYYYGSAEMNLFDNIGPFLIGLFVFFFVFIIAGVSFLRERTSGTLEKLLSTPLRRWEIVVGYVVGFGIFTTIQSAIIVWFSIKVLGMMMTGSIWLVMLVTLMLSMTALTLGTLLSAYARTELQMIQFIPIVIIPQIFFSGLFNIETMAPWLRSLSVIMPLSYGGEALRDIMIRGKGLTDITTSILVLLVFSVVFMLLNNFALKKHRKI
- a CDS encoding ABC transporter ATP-binding protein is translated as MDRSVKINVTNISKKFGNKTILNNINLSVSQGGVFGLLGPSGAGKTTLVKLIAGINSANNGTITVLDVTMPNLDLLTKIGYMAQSDALYGELTALENLQFFAAIYGLKGPVRKERIREVMNLVNLTDDLKKPVNQYSGGMKRRLSLAISLLHEPEILILDEPTVGIDPVLRQSIWQELRRLNDNGTTILMTTHVMDEAEKCDRLAMLRDGRLIATGSVAEIKNQAGTGTLEEAFLKLGGENSED